A part of Candidatus Saccharibacteria bacterium genomic DNA contains:
- a CDS encoding ABC transporter permease yields the protein MHNLLTVMRFEITRTLKKKSFWVMALGFPVMIAAVFGIVFMSNVSTEQAAKDLEKQKFSLQITDTSGLIKPELATAFGAKIVDSKGAAIAAVKSGSLDAYFYYPADLSKSEIEVYARDVGIFDNGRYSGVAKALLTASVENSVDANTRAIVKDATKGKVTTYRDGAEFDPAKQMVLPGIFLVLFYLLIAFFGNQMLTSTTEEKENRVIEMLLTTVQARTLIIGKIYSLIILAVVQGLIILVPALTGYFVFRDKLQLPDLDLSSLPVDPGRIAIGAVIFIASFLLFTGLMVAIGAAVPTAKEAGGFIGLIMMLIFGPLYAVSLFISAPDSPFVRFLTLFPFTAPIPMLLRNAVGNLEPWEITVGIMLLVISAALTMSIAVRIFRYGALEYSRKLSLREIFSRS from the coding sequence AAATCATTCTGGGTTATGGCGCTCGGCTTCCCTGTCATGATCGCAGCTGTATTTGGCATTGTATTCATGTCAAATGTCTCAACTGAACAAGCCGCGAAAGACCTCGAGAAACAAAAATTTAGCCTGCAAATTACCGATACTTCCGGCCTCATCAAACCTGAGCTGGCTACTGCGTTCGGTGCAAAAATTGTCGACTCCAAAGGTGCTGCGATCGCAGCAGTCAAATCTGGCTCGCTTGACGCCTACTTTTACTACCCAGCTGACCTGTCAAAAAGTGAGATCGAGGTATATGCCAGAGATGTGGGTATTTTTGACAACGGCCGGTATTCGGGTGTCGCCAAGGCCCTACTCACGGCATCTGTCGAAAACTCAGTTGACGCCAACACGCGCGCCATTGTCAAAGATGCGACAAAGGGCAAAGTCACGACCTACCGCGACGGGGCAGAGTTCGACCCCGCCAAGCAGATGGTCCTCCCGGGCATATTTCTCGTACTGTTTTATCTGCTGATTGCATTCTTTGGCAACCAAATGCTAACCAGTACAACTGAGGAGAAAGAAAATCGCGTCATCGAAATGCTACTCACAACGGTGCAGGCACGCACACTGATCATTGGCAAGATCTATTCGCTGATCATTCTCGCAGTAGTACAAGGACTCATAATCCTTGTACCCGCCCTCACTGGTTATTTTGTATTCCGCGATAAGCTCCAGCTCCCCGACCTTGACCTTTCGTCGCTACCGGTTGACCCAGGCAGAATCGCCATCGGCGCCGTGATATTTATCGCGAGTTTCTTGCTCTTTACGGGGCTGATGGTGGCCATCGGTGCCGCCGTCCCTACCGCCAAAGAAGCTGGCGGCTTCATTGGCCTTATCATGATGCTGATTTTTGGACCGCTCTACGCTGTTTCTCTCTTCATTTCTGCTCCCGACAGCCCATTCGTACGTTTTCTCACACTCTTCCCATTCACCGCACCAATACCAATGCTGCTACGCAATGCGGTCGGCAACCTGGAGCCATGGGAGATTACAGTAGGAATTATGCTACTTGTTATCAGCGCGGCACTTACCATGTCAATCGCGGTACGGATATTTCGCTACGGCGCACTCGAGTATAGTCGCAAACTCAGCCTCCGTGAGATATTTAGTCGATCATAG